From Alphaproteobacteria bacterium, the proteins below share one genomic window:
- a CDS encoding DUF4197 domain-containing protein: MSRFTLLPLLQFTAVAGVVAAVAVPAQSQGFFDKGREMFDSITKSAPEGTTGLATDEIAAGLREALKVGTERVVETVGRTDGFNGNPEIRIPLPESLKKVQSVLKTVGMSQMADDLEVKLNRAAEAAAPQAKAVFWDAIAAMSMDDVRKIYNGPKDAATQYFKGRMTAPLADSMRPVVDSTLSEVGAIRSYDAMMGQYKTMPFVPDVKANLTSHVLDGALGALFLYLGREEAAIRENPAKRSTELLQKVFGAS, from the coding sequence ATGTCCCGATTTACCCTTCTGCCCCTATTGCAATTCACCGCCGTCGCCGGAGTGGTTGCCGCTGTGGCCGTCCCGGCGCAGTCGCAGGGTTTTTTCGACAAGGGCAGGGAGATGTTCGATTCGATCACCAAATCGGCGCCGGAAGGCACGACGGGGCTGGCGACCGATGAAATCGCCGCCGGATTGCGCGAGGCGCTGAAGGTCGGCACCGAACGGGTGGTTGAAACGGTCGGCAGGACCGACGGGTTCAACGGCAATCCGGAAATCCGTATTCCGCTGCCCGAATCCCTGAAGAAGGTGCAGTCGGTCCTGAAGACGGTTGGCATGTCACAGATGGCGGACGATCTGGAAGTGAAGCTCAACCGCGCGGCGGAGGCCGCGGCGCCGCAGGCGAAGGCGGTGTTCTGGGATGCCATCGCGGCGATGTCGATGGACGACGTCCGGAAGATCTATAACGGCCCGAAAGACGCGGCAACGCAGTATTTCAAGGGCAGGATGACCGCGCCGCTGGCGGACAGCATGCGCCCGGTCGTCGATTCCACCCTGTCGGAGGTCGGCGCGATCAGATCCTATGACGCGATGATGGGCCAGTACAAGACCATGCCCTTCGTGCCCGACGTCAAGGCGAACCTGACGTCGCATGTGCTCGATGGCGCGCTCGGCGCGCTGTTCCTCTACCTGGGCCGGGAAGAAGCGGCGATACGCGAAAATCCGGCAAAGCGGTCGACGGAACTGCTGCAGAAGGTGTTTGGCGCCTCCTGA
- a CDS encoding methyltransferase domain-containing protein produces MNHRTMNLLAAGRGARADVLPFVRAWLNDPLRVGAALPSGTALASVITADISAATGPVIELGAGTGAFTRALLRRGVPEDQLVLVESSPEFASLLQARYRSATVLCEDAARLGRLKLAFSGQVGAVVSGLPVLSMPRRKVLGVLAGAFRQLRPQGAFYQFTYGPKCSVSRSMLEHLDLESRRVGIAWINVPPASVYRIARRPEPAAMTLAA; encoded by the coding sequence ATGAATCATCGAACCATGAATCTTCTTGCTGCCGGCCGCGGCGCGCGGGCCGATGTCCTGCCTTTCGTCCGCGCTTGGCTGAACGACCCGCTGCGGGTGGGCGCGGCCCTGCCGTCCGGCACGGCCCTCGCCAGTGTCATCACCGCCGATATCAGCGCGGCGACCGGCCCGGTCATCGAGCTTGGCGCCGGAACGGGCGCCTTCACGCGTGCCTTGCTGCGCCGCGGCGTACCTGAGGATCAGCTGGTCCTGGTCGAATCGTCTCCTGAGTTCGCCAGCCTGCTGCAGGCGCGTTACCGCAGCGCCACCGTGCTGTGCGAGGACGCGGCACGTCTGGGGCGCTTGAAGCTCGCCTTCAGCGGCCAGGTCGGCGCCGTGGTCAGCGGCCTGCCGGTGCTGAGCATGCCTCGGCGCAAGGTGCTGGGTGTCCTCGCCGGCGCTTTTCGCCAGCTGCGGCCTCAGGGCGCGTTCTACCAGTTCACCTACGGCCCCAAATGCTCTGTCTCGCGGTCCATGCTTGAACACCTGGACCTGGAATCGCGCCGGGTCGGCATTGCCTGGATCAACGTTCCTCCGGCATCCGTCTATCGCATTGCCCGCCGCCCGGAACCGGCGGCGATGACCCTGGCGGCGTGA
- a CDS encoding MFS transporter: MTAGSGPVRGLGPTSLSAAALSIVLMGDALLYVVLPVSAADFGVSIIWVGILLSANRFVRIVSYGAIARVTDELGIRRTAILGCATGAASTVIYGLADGGPALLAARLLWGLSYAALILACLAYAVDDRERAGTRVGLSHAIQQFGPAAALTGGAWLAGYAGPQVVFLYLGILSFAALPVAFLLPRETGPAQRRDSPWLPRPERLDLLFFAVGLTIDGAFTMTITILLSGVLSIETAILGGGLIFLVRRFAEAFLGPLGGMLGDRVGVGRTFFAATMLSAAGLSAIALGHIYAGAVAVVVGRAIIAAVGPAAVALRNPPERVMHRLATMQSWRDLGAALGPLASGFVIGVWDLPSIYWGLAVLLCTGMAIQALPRR; the protein is encoded by the coding sequence TTGACCGCCGGGTCCGGGCCGGTGCGCGGCCTCGGCCCGACATCGCTGTCGGCCGCCGCGCTGTCGATTGTCCTGATGGGCGATGCGCTGCTTTATGTCGTGCTGCCGGTCAGCGCCGCCGACTTCGGCGTCAGCATCATCTGGGTCGGAATCCTGCTGTCCGCCAACCGCTTCGTCCGCATCGTCTCCTATGGCGCGATTGCCCGGGTGACAGATGAGCTGGGCATCCGTCGGACGGCGATCCTCGGCTGCGCCACCGGCGCCGCCTCCACCGTCATCTATGGCCTGGCCGACGGCGGCCCGGCGCTGCTGGCGGCGCGGCTGCTGTGGGGCCTGTCCTATGCCGCGCTGATCCTCGCCTGTCTCGCCTATGCGGTCGATGACCGGGAACGCGCCGGCACGCGGGTCGGGCTGAGCCACGCCATCCAGCAGTTCGGGCCGGCCGCCGCCCTGACCGGGGGCGCCTGGCTCGCGGGTTATGCCGGGCCGCAGGTAGTCTTCCTGTATCTCGGAATCCTGTCTTTCGCCGCCCTGCCGGTCGCATTCCTGCTGCCACGGGAAACCGGTCCGGCGCAGCGCCGGGATTCTCCCTGGCTGCCGCGTCCCGAACGGCTGGACCTGCTGTTCTTCGCCGTCGGGCTCACCATCGACGGCGCCTTCACCATGACGATCACGATCCTGCTCAGCGGCGTACTGTCCATCGAAACCGCTATTCTGGGCGGCGGGTTGATCTTCCTGGTCCGGCGTTTCGCGGAAGCCTTCTTGGGCCCGCTGGGCGGCATGCTGGGCGACCGGGTCGGCGTCGGCAGGACATTCTTCGCCGCAACCATGCTGTCGGCGGCGGGCCTTTCGGCAATCGCCCTGGGCCATATATACGCCGGCGCTGTCGCGGTCGTGGTCGGCCGCGCCATCATCGCCGCCGTGGGCCCCGCCGCCGTAGCCCTACGCAATCCGCCCGAACGGGTAATGCACCGGCTGGCGACGATGCAGAGCTGGCGCGACCTGGGCGCGGCGCTCGGCCCGCTGGCTTCCGGCTTCGTGATCGGGGTATGGGATCTGCCTTCGATCTATTGGGGGCTGGCGGTACTGCTTTGCACGGGCATGGCGATACAGGCCCTGCCCCGTCGATAG